The sequence AAACGAGACCGAGTACCATGGGGCTAAGGAAAAGCATCAGTATGTATATAGCGTCTTGCAGATCCCAGTCACATTGAGGACTGTCAAGCAGAATGCAGTGTCTGTTTAGTGCAAAACACTCCAGGACAAGTTTCACGATTGCGAACTGTTTGCTCATCTGTACCCAGAATCTTGGGTCCTGGCGCGGGCACTTCTCCCTCCCGATCCTACCCGCCCGTCAAACCATATAAAGCACCTACACTTGCACTGTAGGAGACCTGATAGGCATATTTACTTTCAAACCAAGATGTGAGGTGGAGTCAGAGATGGAAACTCTAGTGTACGTATGTGGACTGCTACCCGAATCCAAATAATCAGGATCGTATCCCTTGAGCCGATGGACCGCAGGTCTTGAGGGCGCGGGAGAGCAACAAATGAGTGAAGGTTTTCTTAATAGCAGGTCACTGCTAACCGACTTTCTCGTTCCATTTGAAATCAACTTGTGTTCTCAGAGTTTTACCATATTGGGGACGTTGAAGAGCAAGGCTCCTTCCCGGCAAGACCATTACCATCGCGGGCCACTCGGGCATTATCGGCCCGGCGAGTGGAATATGTGCGAATAAGGTTGGTGTGGTGCGACGTCATCACTGGCCACGTGATGAGGGGCCTCTGGGCACCGATAACCCCTCAGATTTTTAAGGTCAATTTTGGACGATTTAATACCAATGGCCATGCAGAACACAAGCAGTAGGTAATATTTCCATCTATACCCGGATAACTCTGTGTTTACCATAATCTAGTTGTGCTAATTACCTTTGTTGATTCACACTACGGCCCCGCCTGTCCTGATGTCGTCCAGCAGCAATCAAGTCCTTTTGCTAGACGTAGATCGTCGCAAAGAATTTCTAAAATGGTTCGAAAAAGCAAGTTTTGAATTGATTAAAGAGGGAGTTTATTTCTGCAATGATACTGAGCTCGGTCGCCACATCTGGAATCTCCTAGTTGACGGATGTATTTACGAGGAGGTACTAAACAAAAGTCCTGCGCGAACAAGGATGCCAACTGACCAAAACCATAGGGTTTCGCTTATTCCGCATGGAAAACCGAATCGCTCTCGCAGTTTACTAGTAAATCTGGGTTTGGGGATCTTATAATTCTGTCAGGATCTCCAAGGATTGGATCAGGGCCCACTCTTTCCCTTGGATCGATTAACGGAATCTGCAATCAGGATGTCGTCCATCCACCAATGGGGTGCATATACATTGAGGGcgccaaaaagaaaaccaagCTCACAAGCACTGAGAGGAAAGCATAAGTGGATTTTGGGTTGAAATATGGTTAGTCCATAAATAGCTGTTTGTAGTCGGAAGTTGACCTTCAACTGGGTTTCCAGTGTTTTGGTTCTCAGCGTTAACTAGCATTTCGTGTAGCATGTGCTGTGATCGGAGGGACGTGCCGACACTCTGCAACCCTTGCACGTCTTGGGGATGACTTAACAAGGCTTGTGTTAGGTATTCTGAATGAAGAGATGTGTCAATAGCTTGCAGCTCTGTTCCCAACTGTTGTGTGTTTTCGTGGTTTTCTTGGGGTAAAATGGACGGCAGCATTGCGGCTTGCATAGACCGATCGTGTCCGGCCAAGGTTTGCGATCTTAGAGAAGTGTCGATAGTGTGCGGCAATGCCTGAGCGGGTTGCGTACGATGGGAGTGGAGCGATGTGTGGATGACCTGAGGCTGCTCCAACAGGTATTGTTGTGGCTGTAAAGGAGAACCCGGCATTGTGAGATGGGATTGATTTGATGTTGAATAGATGAGCCTCGATATGCTCATACAGGCTGCGAGCCGACGCGAGTTATCTATATGTTGTCAATTTACGTCGCCAGGATGATATTTTGTCTTTCTTACCACAATATATATGCTGAGCGTTTTTAATGTAAGATGTCTTCTCCGCCGCAACACAGCCTATGGAATCGTAGTCCGGCGCGCTGAGCATCTCATTGAGGTCCGTTAACCTTTCATACGGAATTCGTCGAAATTTATCCTGGAAAAAGGCATAGAGAGCAGTTGAACCAGAGTTTCGAGGAAACATGCGTTCATTGACGAGAATCTTTTGCCCCAATTTTATTCCATTAGAGGCAGTCACCCCTCCAAGTTTCATGACAATGCAGAACTCTCGAACGTAACCACAATGATCGTTGGAGGACGATAGGTTATGGGCTAGATCATCAACTCGAGAAGAACCGTACTTCTCTCTTTGCCAGGCTTCCTGATCGAGAGCCAGGGACCGTACAGCGAGGAAGGCTCGAAACTTCTCTTGGTCACTCGATGAGTTCGAGAGCCGTCTAATATCAGACAACCGAGGATCAATCTCAGTCCAAAATGGAAAGCCGACCGCTTCGTGTTCGCTTCTCTGAAGAAACTCCTTAACCTTTCCCAGTTTTTTTGATAGGGCGTCTAGAAGTGCAACCGCCTGTGGCGGACGAGAAGTCAGTTTGTTGTTGATCTGGCGAAACGTTTCGGTAATACGGCTGCGGAGACGTGTAAGGCTGTCTGGAGAAGCTTCCAGCAGGATATTTAACGCCCGGAGAATTTTGTCGTCGTCGCTGGACATGTTGGGCGTGAACATGAAGCTATGGATTTCAGAGAAGAAGCTGCACTCCCGGAGGTGGTTATTCTGAGAGCCAAGCAGGTCAAAGGGACGTTTGAGCGCTGAACCTTGCTAGTGTCGATGGCAAACATCGACGCTAGCAAGGTTCAGCGCTTTTAACGAGCGgtcaagaagaaagaaaactaAAAGAAATTTCTCCAATAGCCTTAAAAGCAGCCATGCTAGCAAGGGCCAGCGCTCGATTGGTCGCTTTCGAGCTTGCTTTGAGTCCTGTCACGGAATTTCACAACTTCCTTGTCTCCCGCTAAATGGCAGCTTCACCACGAAACAGGTTTGGCAACCAGCCAGCCTTTTGGAGTTTTTCGGTTTAGCGCATGTAAACCCCGCCTTGGTTAATCTGATCTTCAAGCTTTGTTCTTGGCCTCCCCTTCTGTGCGGACCGATCAGGCAAACCTATCACGTGGTTTGTACATCGCTTCCATCTACCACCAAGCCCAGAACTTATCAAAACACTCGTCCCAAGCTTGATCGGCCTGCCTTTTCACCCCCTGTTCTGTCATACAATCCCTTGTTGCACCAGCGTTCGTGCAGCACCTCTCGCCGTAACTCTTCACTTCATCTCTGTCCCGAGCATATTTCGACGGATGTCCCTGGCTTGAAGTGGCTGGGCTTCTTCTGGACATTTTGCGTTCTTGAGTTTCATCGACAATATTGACATTGTCTTTGCGCGCGACCCCTGGAATGGCAGATGATCGTTTTTCCGGGATGATCGCGTATCCTTCTCGGAATCAGACCCGTCAGTTACAGCATACTCATCGGTCCAGTCAGTCCAATcgcttttgcttttgctttgATCTGAGAGGGTTTTAGTTTCGATCACAGCTGCCTCTGATTCACACCCTGTATGGAAATGATACACTCACCTCGAGAAGGAATGCTGGCGGGGGCAGATGATGGTCTCATTTTGGACAAGGCTATCTTGTTGAGTATGATCCTGactttgtctttctttaTATCTCCATTTCTTGCAGATATTTTAACCCTCAGTCATTGATCCCCTCACATTCTGATCCCAGTCTTTGCTTGAGTCTCCCTTTGTATTCTGTGAATCGCGAAAATGGAAGCGCAATCTGACTTTCCATCCATGCATTCTGCAGCGGACCCACGACACCCTCAGATTACCAGTACGAGGGTTGCTTTGGCCGTCTTTCTCCGGACTTCCTAAGCGAGGCCTGCTATCAGACAATGTAAGCTCAAAGCTATCCGGACAAGGCCGGAGCAGCATCATGCATACAATGCTGTACCAATGATGGATACCCTTTGGGCGAGCCGCATATCCTGCATGCAAAAATCTCCCCCTAACTGGGGCCACGGATTGAGCCGGCGCGAGCTGCCGGGGCCCAGTTCGCAATGGTGCGCCCCGACAATCAGGCAACGGCCCATGAATCTGTAATCTTGCGCACA is a genomic window of Coccidioides posadasii str. Silveira chromosome 3, complete sequence containing:
- a CDS encoding uncharacterized protein (EggNog:ENOG410PZZK); the protein is MSSDDDKILRALNILLEASPDSLTRLRSRITETFRQINNKLTSRPPQAVALLDALSKKLGKVKEFLQRSEHEAVGFPFWTEIDPRLSDIRRLSNSSSDQEKFRAFLAVRSLALDQEAWQREKYGSSRVDDLAHNLSSSNDHCGYVREFCIVMKLGGVTASNGIKLGQKILVNERMFPRNSGSTALYAFFQDKFRRIPYERLTDLNEMLSAPDYDSIGCVAAEKTSYIKNAQHIYCGKKDKISSWRRKLTTYR